The nucleotide window AGAATGTGCGCCTGAATGCCGGGGACGGCGGCGCCGGCGACGAGAATGCGGCTGGGGTCGGCGTGGCTGAACAGGATGACGACGGCGGCCAGCGGCAGCACGACCAGGCCGAGCAGTTCAAGCGGCAGCCGCAGGCAACTGACGAGCAGCGTCAGCGACAACAGCAGCGCCGCCAGCGACGCGGCCTGGAAGAAGGCGAGGTTGAGGCCGTCGCCGGTCATCACCACCGGCGCCAGCCCGGCGGCGTGGCACGCCAGCGCCGCCAGCCACGGCAGCGCCACTTTTGCGCGCGGCCCGGCGCCGCGGTGTTCGGCGCCGCGCCCGGTTTGTTTCCACAGCAGCAGCGCCGTCAGCAGGTACAGAAAGACCGCCAGCAGGTTGAGCGTCAGGCCCATTGAATTGGTCGCGCGTTCATCGCTCACGCGATTATAGCAAAAGCCGCCCGGCGTTCGCCCGGTGTTCGCCTGGCCCGCCGATGCTTGCCGGCGCCCGCCGGCGCCCGCCCGTGTGCTATTCTGCGCGCCATGTTTGAACGCATCACAGGCCGCCTTGCCGCGGTCGCCGGGCGCCTGCGCGGCGAGGTGCGCCTGACCGAAGGCAACATCGCCGACACGCTGCGCGAGGTGCGCGCGGCGCTGATTGAAGCCGATGTCGCGCTGCCCGTCGTCGGCGATTTTGTCGAGGCCGTGCGGGGGCGCGCGGTCGGCACCGAGGTTGCGAAAAGCCTGACGCCGGGGCAGGCGCTGATTCAACTGGTGGCGGAGGAACTGACGGCGCTGATGGGCGGGCAGTGCGCGACGCTGGCGCTGGACGCGCAGCCGCCGGCGGTGGTGCTGCTGGCCGGCTTGCAGGGCGCCGGCAAGACGACGACCGCGGCCAAACTCGCGCAACATCTGCAAGCGCGGAAGAAGTCGGTGGCGCTGGTCGGCTGCGATGTGCGGCGCCCGGCGGCCATCGAGCAACTCGCGCAACTGGCCGCGCAGTGCGGCGCCGCCTGCTACCCGACGCAGGCCGATGAGCCGCCGGTGGTGTCGGCGCGCGCCGCGCTGGAACGCGCGCGGCTTGAGTACAAGGATGTGCTGATAGTGGACACCGCCGGGCGTTTGCACATTGACGAGGCGATGATGGATGAAGTCCGCGAACTGCACGACGCGGTGTCGCCGGTTGAGGTGCTGTTTGTCGTGGACAGCATGACCGGGCAGGACGCGGTGAACTCGGCGCGCGCGTTCGGCGAGGCGCTGCCGCTGACCGGCGTCATCCTGACCAAGGCCGACGGCGACGCGCGCGGCGGCGCCGCGCTGTCGGTGCGCGCGGTGACCGGCAAGCCGATCAAGATGATCGGCGTCGGCGAGAAACTGGATCAACTGGAGGCGTTTTACCCGGAACGCATCGCGTCGCGCATCCTCGGCATGGGCGAGGTG belongs to Gammaproteobacteria bacterium and includes:
- the ccsA gene encoding cytochrome c biogenesis protein CcsA, which codes for MSDERATNSMGLTLNLLAVFLYLLTALLLWKQTGRGAEHRGAGPRAKVALPWLAALACHAAGLAPVVMTGDGLNLAFFQAASLAALLLSLTLLVSCLRLPLELLGLVVLPLAAVVILFSHADPSRILVAGAAVPGIQAHILLSFLAYAFLSLAGIQAVAIYLQDRRLKVHGSPALLANLPPLDKMETFLFHLLGIGVALLTLSLASGWLYHDDLMAQHLVHKTVLSAAAWLFFSVLLVGRKLLGWRGRTMLRLVLTGVVLLALAYFGSKMVLELILHRV
- the ffh gene encoding signal recognition particle protein translates to MFERITGRLAAVAGRLRGEVRLTEGNIADTLREVRAALIEADVALPVVGDFVEAVRGRAVGTEVAKSLTPGQALIQLVAEELTALMGGQCATLALDAQPPAVVLLAGLQGAGKTTTAAKLAQHLQARKKSVALVGCDVRRPAAIEQLAQLAAQCGAACYPTQADEPPVVSARAALERARLEYKDVLIVDTAGRLHIDEAMMDEVRELHDAVSPVEVLFVVDSMTGQDAVNSARAFGEALPLTGVILTKADGDARGGAALSVRAVTGKPIKMIGVGEKLDQLEAFYPERIASRILGMGEVESLIEQVGRGDGERKARKLLKKVKKRKGFDLYDVRDQLRQMQDMGGIAGLLDKLPAAMAGKAAANPLAGEQQVRTMLAVIDSMTPLERRRPELMNGSRKKRVAAGSGTHIQDVNRVLKQHKTMQKAMKKFSRGGVEKMMRGMGGMGGGPFSG